The Neofelis nebulosa isolate mNeoNeb1 chromosome 16, mNeoNeb1.pri, whole genome shotgun sequence genome includes a window with the following:
- the SRSF2 gene encoding serine/arginine-rich splicing factor 2: protein MSYGRPPPDVEGMTSLKVDNLTYRTSPDTLRRVFEKYGRVGDVYIPRDRYTKESRGFAFVRFHDKRDAEDAMDAMDGAVLDGRELRVQMARYGRPPDSHHSRRGPPPRRYGGGGYGRRSRSPRRRRRSRSRSRSRSRSRSRSRYSRSKSRSRTRSRSRSTSKSRSARRSKSKSSSVSRSRSRSRSRSRSRSPPPVSKRESKSRSRSKSPPKSPEEEGAVSS, encoded by the exons ATGAGTTACGGTCGCCCGCCTCCCGATGTGGAGGGCATGACCTCCCTCAAGGTGGACAACCTGACCTACCGCACGTCGCCCGACACCCTGAGGCGCGTGTTCGAGAAGTACGGGCGCGTGGGCGACGTGTACATCCCGCGGGACCGCTACACCAAGGAGTCCCGCGGCTTCGCCTTCGTCCGCTTCCACGACAAGCGCGACGCCGAGGACGCCATGGACGCCATGGACGGGGCCGTGCTGGACGGCCGCGAGCTGCGGGTGCAGATGGCGCGCTACGGCCGCCCCCCGGACTCGCACCACAGCCGCCGGGGCCCGCCGCCCCGCCGGTACGGGGGCGGCGGCTACGGGCGCCGGAGCCGCAG cCCTCGGCGGCGCCGCCGCAGCCGCTCCCGGAGTCGGAGTCGCTCCCGGTCCCGCAGCCGCTCCCGCTACAGCCGCTCCAAGTCCCGGTCCCGCACCCGCTCGAGGTCGCGGTCCACGTCCAAGTCCAGGTCGGCGCGAAGATCCAAGTCCAAGTCGTCGTCGGTGTCCCGGTCCCGTTCGCGCTCCCGGTCCCGGTCCCGGTCCCGGAGCCCGCCGCCCGTGTCCAAGAGGGAGTCCAAGTCCAGGTCGCGCTCCAAGAGCCCCCCCAAGTCTCCCGAGGAGGAAGGAGCGGTGTCCTCTTAA